A part of Desulfobacter sp. genomic DNA contains:
- a CDS encoding rubrerythrin family protein, which yields MGTMENLAAAFAGESQANRRYLAFAAKADKDGFPQVAKLFRAAAEAETIHAHAHLRAMGGINATLENLEAAIAGEAHEFKEMYPQFIEEAQKEGNKKALTTFKNAMPVEEVHHDLYTKALEAVKGGGDLPEASIHICPVCGHTIEGGVPEKCPVCNVPGKKYIEIS from the coding sequence ATGGGAACCATGGAAAATTTAGCAGCAGCATTTGCAGGAGAGAGCCAGGCCAACCGCAGATACCTTGCCTTTGCCGCCAAAGCGGATAAAGATGGCTTTCCCCAGGTGGCCAAGTTGTTCAGGGCTGCGGCGGAAGCCGAAACCATCCACGCCCATGCCCACCTTAGGGCAATGGGGGGGATCAACGCCACCCTGGAAAACCTTGAAGCTGCCATTGCCGGCGAAGCCCATGAATTCAAGGAAATGTACCCTCAATTCATTGAAGAAGCCCAAAAAGAGGGCAATAAAAAGGCGCTGACCACATTTAAAAACGCCATGCCCGTGGAGGAAGTCCACCACGACCTCTACACCAAGGCCCTTGAGGCGGTGAAAGGGGGCGGTGACCTGCCTGAAGCCAGCATCCACATCTGTCCGGTATGCGGCCATACCATTGAGGGCGGTGTCCCGGAAAAATGCCCGGTATGCAATGTGCCCGGTAAAAAGTATATTGAAATTTCCTAG
- a CDS encoding AMP-binding protein yields MAVPQFRVGETTLGQLVDLVADQFGENEAVNYYEYGIRHTWSGFRDECNETAKGFMALGIQPGDKVAIWANNVPQWLYSQYGTGKMGGVLVTVNTNYKSFELEYLMSQSDASTLILIGGVRSADEYINVVREVAPEIMDCEPGQLKSAKLPELKNVVYVGDPRECLPGMLAWDDMIEMGKSVSDEALAARQASLDPDEVINMQYTSGTTGFPKGVMLSHTNIIGNAKSLGACMNLSPEDNLCIPVPFFHCFGCVLGTLTCVVSGAAMSPVTQFKPGTVLEAVEANKCTALHGVPTMFIAELEEMENKSYDTSSLRTGIMAGSPCPIEVMKKVVNLMGADEMTIVYGQTEASPGITQTRPEDSLDLRVSTVGRSLPGVEVKIVDTVTGDPVDICVQGELCTRGYHVMKGYYKNPEATANAVTKDGWLHTGDLAVMDEQGYCKITGRIKDMIIRGGENIYPREIEEFLYTHPKVLDVQVVGVPSERYGEEVAAYIQLRNGEDAESDEFRMFCADRIAFHKIPAFFFFVDEYPTTASGKIQKYKLRELAVDLLDRQAAAAVKTA; encoded by the coding sequence ATGGCAGTTCCCCAGTTCCGTGTCGGCGAAACAACACTTGGGCAATTGGTGGATCTTGTGGCGGACCAATTCGGAGAGAATGAAGCGGTTAATTATTATGAATACGGGATCCGCCATACCTGGTCAGGATTCAGGGATGAGTGCAATGAAACGGCCAAGGGATTCATGGCTCTGGGAATTCAACCGGGAGACAAGGTGGCGATCTGGGCAAATAATGTCCCCCAGTGGCTCTATTCCCAGTACGGCACCGGGAAGATGGGCGGCGTGCTGGTTACGGTGAACACCAATTATAAAAGTTTTGAACTGGAATACCTTATGTCCCAATCCGATGCCTCAACCCTGATTCTCATCGGCGGTGTCAGAAGTGCGGATGAATATATCAATGTGGTCAGGGAGGTCGCCCCCGAGATCATGGACTGTGAGCCGGGGCAGTTGAAAAGTGCGAAGCTGCCTGAACTGAAAAATGTGGTCTATGTGGGGGATCCCAGGGAGTGCCTTCCCGGAATGCTGGCCTGGGATGATATGATTGAGATGGGGAAATCCGTCTCAGATGAGGCACTTGCGGCCCGCCAGGCATCCCTGGACCCCGATGAGGTGATCAATATGCAGTATACTTCGGGCACCACCGGTTTTCCCAAGGGCGTGATGCTTTCCCATACCAATATTATCGGGAATGCCAAGAGTTTGGGGGCCTGCATGAACCTGTCCCCGGAAGACAACCTCTGTATTCCGGTGCCTTTTTTCCACTGCTTCGGTTGTGTGCTGGGCACCCTGACCTGCGTGGTTTCCGGGGCCGCCATGTCTCCGGTGACCCAGTTTAAGCCCGGGACGGTGCTTGAGGCGGTGGAGGCCAATAAATGCACCGCCCTCCACGGGGTCCCCACCATGTTCATTGCCGAACTGGAAGAGATGGAGAATAAATCCTATGACACCAGTTCCCTGCGGACCGGAATCATGGCCGGTTCCCCCTGCCCCATTGAAGTGATGAAAAAGGTGGTGAATCTCATGGGGGCCGACGAAATGACCATAGTCTACGGCCAGACCGAGGCCTCCCCCGGGATTACCCAGACCCGGCCAGAGGATTCCCTGGACCTGAGGGTCTCCACGGTGGGCCGTTCCCTGCCCGGGGTGGAGGTGAAAATTGTGGACACGGTCACGGGTGACCCGGTGGATATCTGCGTCCAGGGGGAACTCTGCACCCGGGGCTACCATGTAATGAAGGGGTATTATAAAAATCCTGAGGCCACGGCTAATGCCGTCACCAAAGACGGCTGGCTCCATACCGGCGATTTGGCCGTGATGGATGAACAGGGATATTGTAAGATCACCGGCCGGATCAAGGATATGATCATACGGGGCGGGGAAAATATTTACCCCAGGGAGATCGAGGAATTCCTCTATACCCACCCCAAGGTTCTGGATGTCCAGGTGGTGGGGGTGCCCAGCGAAAGGTACGGGGAGGAAGTGGCCGCCTATATCCAGTTGAGAAACGGCGAAGATGCCGAATCCGATGAGTTCCGAATGTTCTGTGCCGACAGAATCGCCTTTCATAAGATTCCGGCTTTTTTCTTTTTCGTGGACGAGTATCCCACCACAGCCTCGGGCAAAATCCAGAAGTATAAACTGCGGGAGCTTGCCGTTGATCTCCTTGACCGCCAGGCCGCCGCAGCCGTGAAAACCGCCTGA
- a CDS encoding tetratricopeptide repeat protein, whose product MFPNNLKRIIPVFLILSTLIWGCASEQKKTDSYISEAEAYFQTGEYEKALIQLKNAIKLAPESIKAHTLMAKTHLKLKDAPNAYKTLLRLEQLAPEDLDTKLELAGFAILAKDLTQARKRVDFILEKNPDHIKALYLNAGLIAREKALPESMAGIYRRILELDPKQVRAHIALAGIYTAGKETQRAETHLKAARDLDPENLGIYRALYGLYLSQQERDKAEDLLKQLAASMPGKGDAQVMLGSHYLSVGKQDEAVAVLEKAIVSDPQNIKPHLVLARHFNAAGAPEKAENYIQKAVAIAPDNHELKLLHAEFLLSHKNLEQAEALVDEILKARPAHAPSRAIKGKILAQKKQLDKAIAIFRELVQEEPNSAPTNFMLGSTLIKRGRSKEGLPYISKTLELAPNHLPARMVMAGSHLKNKDYFLAETEVNHVLASTPDNYSANILLGNIHLARNELDQARAVYERMIVIAPDNPAAYFRLGLVCRAEKKTEAALENFNKALARNPMLMDVFTQLIDVHAGNNAHQQAITVCDSHLEKVAGTPIAASVILNLKAGLLIALGQTEPAKQSLELSIRKNPAYIPPYLTLAGLHKAGGNTDQAMALYTELIRHRPDQAAPHTLLGTLYEKKNKWDLAETHYKKSLSVNPNFIPALNNLAFLYAQQNRNLDEALALARQARVKTGGIPAVIDTLGWVYYKKQLYPSAAQEFKACVDKEPQNPVFHYHLGMTYNKMWKYEQARAALEKALALKPDFKGSGEARKILEQL is encoded by the coding sequence ATGTTCCCCAACAATCTCAAAAGAATCATTCCGGTATTTTTAATCTTATCCACCCTGATCTGGGGTTGCGCATCCGAACAGAAAAAAACCGACTCCTATATCAGCGAGGCAGAGGCCTACTTCCAGACCGGGGAATATGAAAAGGCCCTGATACAGCTTAAAAACGCCATCAAGCTGGCACCGGAATCCATCAAGGCCCATACCCTGATGGCCAAAACCCACCTCAAGCTTAAAGACGCCCCCAATGCCTACAAAACCCTTCTCCGGCTGGAACAGCTTGCCCCGGAGGACCTGGACACCAAACTTGAACTGGCAGGATTTGCCATTTTAGCCAAGGATCTCACCCAGGCCCGGAAAAGGGTGGATTTTATCCTGGAAAAAAATCCGGACCATATAAAGGCCCTTTACCTGAACGCCGGCCTCATTGCACGGGAAAAGGCGTTACCGGAATCCATGGCCGGAATTTACCGCCGCATTCTTGAGTTGGATCCCAAACAGGTCAGGGCCCATATTGCCCTGGCCGGCATCTACACCGCCGGAAAAGAGACACAGCGAGCGGAGACCCACCTGAAGGCCGCCCGGGACCTGGACCCTGAAAACCTGGGCATATACCGTGCCCTGTACGGCCTTTATCTTTCACAACAGGAAAGAGACAAGGCGGAAGACCTGCTCAAACAACTGGCCGCAAGCATGCCCGGCAAGGGTGATGCCCAGGTCATGCTGGGCAGCCATTACCTGTCCGTGGGAAAACAGGATGAGGCTGTGGCGGTACTGGAAAAGGCAATTGTCTCGGATCCCCAAAACATCAAACCCCATCTGGTCCTGGCCCGCCACTTCAACGCCGCCGGCGCCCCCGAAAAAGCCGAAAACTATATCCAGAAGGCCGTGGCCATCGCCCCGGACAACCATGAACTCAAACTGCTTCATGCCGAGTTCCTCCTCAGCCATAAAAACCTTGAACAGGCCGAAGCACTGGTGGACGAAATTCTCAAAGCGCGCCCCGCCCATGCACCGTCAAGGGCGATAAAGGGCAAAATCCTGGCGCAAAAAAAACAGTTGGATAAGGCCATTGCCATCTTCCGGGAACTGGTACAAGAAGAGCCCAACTCTGCGCCCACCAATTTTATGCTGGGAAGCACCCTGATCAAACGCGGCCGTTCCAAAGAAGGACTGCCCTATATTTCCAAAACCCTGGAACTGGCCCCGAACCACCTTCCGGCCCGGATGGTCATGGCCGGCAGCCATCTTAAAAATAAGGATTATTTTCTGGCCGAGACCGAAGTGAATCATGTGCTGGCCAGCACCCCGGACAACTACAGCGCCAACATTCTTCTCGGCAATATCCATCTGGCCCGGAACGAACTGGATCAAGCCAGGGCCGTCTATGAAAGAATGATTGTCATTGCACCGGACAACCCGGCGGCCTATTTCAGGCTGGGCCTGGTCTGCCGGGCGGAAAAAAAGACCGAGGCGGCATTGGAAAATTTCAATAAGGCCCTGGCGCGCAACCCCATGCTCATGGATGTCTTTACCCAGCTCATTGATGTCCATGCCGGAAACAACGCCCACCAACAGGCGATAACCGTCTGCGACAGCCATCTGGAAAAGGTGGCGGGCACCCCAATCGCAGCCTCCGTTATCCTGAACCTCAAGGCAGGGCTACTCATCGCCCTGGGCCAGACCGAGCCGGCCAAACAGTCCCTTGAACTGTCCATCCGTAAAAACCCCGCTTATATTCCCCCCTATCTGACCCTGGCCGGACTCCATAAGGCCGGGGGGAATACGGACCAGGCAATGGCATTGTATACGGAACTGATCCGGCACCGGCCGGACCAGGCCGCCCCGCATACGCTCCTTGGCACCCTTTACGAAAAAAAGAATAAATGGGATCTGGCAGAAACCCATTATAAAAAATCCCTGTCCGTCAATCCGAATTTCATTCCCGCCCTGAACAACCTGGCCTTTTTATATGCCCAGCAGAACAGGAATCTGGACGAAGCACTGGCCCTGGCCCGGCAGGCCAGGGTAAAAACAGGCGGCATCCCAGCGGTCATCGACACCCTTGGATGGGTCTATTATAAAAAGCAACTCTATCCCAGCGCCGCACAGGAATTTAAAGCCTGCGTGGACAAGGAACCGCAGAACCCGGTCTTCCACTACCATCTCGGGATGACTTACAACAAAATGTGGAAATACGAACAGGCCAGGGCCGCACTGGAAAAGGCCCTGGCACTGAAACCGGATTTCAAGGGCAGCGGCGAAGCCAGAAAAATCCTGGAGCAGCTCTGA
- a CDS encoding tetratricopeptide repeat protein, whose amino-acid sequence MKAYRIFIICVVLFSAVISSCADSDRKKFDSHVQKAEKFIGEKDYASATIELRNALAIDPESDHANYLLGEAHIKQNDQERGIYFFRRAARLNPANLDAQLKLGQIHIRENKLIEARNIAERVLAQRPDSIEAYHLLAGVQIRERNLKAAVKTMETAVSLAPQAYAPNMFLASIYDNAGQWENAEAAYLKTLSIAPSKRPPYIELAKLYLKTGNAQDAEKTLRKMLETPGENALKQIDFAAFCESRMDLEQAEQEYKKALSLAPEEVYPYLKLAEFYVRTNRRQNATGILEKALGLNKAPVKVLTGFSQMYFHFNDIDRAETYADKALAASPDDIDALMIKGRLLIIRGKTQEAFSDFDKILDQDRYNADAYYYKAVCIRSKGSRNIPGQDVYRAAAGFLNTPELFEAQQVKDHLNIALALNPHLINARYMLAEIHLAEKNMEAAEKEIEWILKSNPRSPRIMPLVTQFKLQEKKFQEAENICKMMLKQTPGSSLAHHLLVKVYLEWGRVDAAISTLKKRLALSPGNIGMLSTLVTLYLKENKPEDALVLIEQQNTSVPPTQQAMLHYLKGKAFLAGQKLEQAFNAFKTAVNIDPVFLPAHLSMANMLMKEGQHQKAARHYQEILSEKPDHIPALMGMGYLHDTMGEKGKAEAKYKMVLSAAPDHANAANNLAFLLAQNEQRLDEAFELAKKARKVHPGDPNILDTMGWIYYKKGNYKTAVSEFKESLRLDPKSASTQYHLGMSHYKLKEYEAARKHLKQALKIDTAFPGAETAKRILNQ is encoded by the coding sequence ATGAAAGCGTATCGGATCTTTATAATCTGTGTGGTCTTATTCTCAGCCGTCATCAGTTCATGCGCCGATTCAGACCGGAAAAAATTCGACAGCCATGTGCAAAAAGCTGAAAAATTCATTGGGGAAAAGGACTATGCCAGCGCAACAATTGAACTTCGCAACGCATTGGCCATCGATCCTGAAAGCGACCATGCCAACTATCTCCTGGGCGAGGCCCATATTAAGCAGAACGATCAAGAAAGGGGCATATACTTTTTCCGCCGGGCTGCCCGGCTGAATCCGGCCAATCTTGATGCCCAGTTAAAACTCGGGCAGATACATATCCGGGAAAATAAATTGATTGAGGCCAGAAACATTGCGGAGAGGGTGCTGGCACAGCGTCCGGACAGCATTGAGGCATACCATTTGCTGGCCGGGGTACAGATCAGGGAACGCAATCTTAAAGCGGCGGTCAAAACAATGGAAACAGCGGTGTCCCTGGCCCCCCAGGCCTATGCGCCCAACATGTTCCTTGCCAGCATTTACGATAATGCCGGGCAATGGGAAAATGCAGAGGCGGCATACCTTAAAACCCTCTCCATCGCCCCGTCCAAACGGCCGCCCTATATCGAGCTGGCCAAGCTTTACCTTAAAACGGGAAATGCCCAAGACGCAGAAAAGACCCTGAGGAAAATGCTTGAAACTCCCGGGGAAAACGCCTTAAAACAAATTGATTTTGCGGCATTCTGCGAAAGCAGAATGGATCTCGAACAAGCCGAGCAGGAATACAAAAAGGCACTATCCCTTGCACCGGAAGAGGTCTATCCCTACCTGAAACTGGCTGAATTTTATGTCAGGACAAACCGCCGGCAAAATGCAACCGGCATCTTGGAAAAGGCACTTGGATTAAACAAGGCCCCTGTAAAAGTGCTCACAGGATTTTCACAGATGTATTTTCACTTCAATGATATTGACAGGGCAGAAACCTATGCAGACAAGGCCCTTGCCGCATCACCGGATGATATTGACGCCCTGATGATAAAAGGGCGGCTCCTCATTATCAGGGGAAAAACCCAAGAGGCCTTCTCAGATTTCGATAAAATCCTTGATCAGGACCGGTACAATGCAGACGCCTACTACTATAAGGCCGTATGCATTCGCAGCAAAGGCAGCCGGAACATTCCCGGTCAGGATGTCTACCGGGCAGCAGCCGGATTTCTGAACACCCCTGAACTTTTTGAAGCCCAGCAGGTAAAAGACCACCTGAATATCGCCCTGGCACTGAATCCACACCTCATCAACGCCCGGTACATGCTCGCCGAAATTCATCTGGCCGAAAAGAATATGGAAGCAGCAGAAAAGGAAATTGAATGGATTCTGAAATCCAACCCCAGAAGCCCGCGGATCATGCCCCTTGTGACGCAATTCAAGCTTCAGGAAAAAAAATTCCAGGAAGCCGAAAATATCTGTAAAATGATGCTGAAACAAACACCTGGCAGCAGCCTTGCACATCACCTTTTGGTGAAGGTCTACCTGGAATGGGGAAGGGTGGATGCCGCCATCAGCACCCTGAAAAAAAGGCTTGCCCTGTCCCCTGGCAACATCGGTATGCTCAGCACCCTGGTCACCCTCTACCTTAAGGAAAATAAGCCGGAAGATGCTTTAGTTCTCATCGAACAGCAGAACACCTCGGTCCCCCCGACCCAGCAGGCCATGCTCCATTACCTGAAAGGCAAAGCGTTTCTTGCCGGCCAAAAACTAGAACAAGCTTTCAATGCGTTTAAAACCGCTGTCAACATCGACCCGGTATTCCTGCCGGCCCACCTTTCCATGGCGAATATGCTCATGAAAGAGGGGCAGCATCAAAAAGCCGCCCGTCATTACCAGGAAATCTTATCGGAGAAGCCAGATCATATCCCCGCGTTAATGGGCATGGGCTACCTCCACGATACCATGGGAGAAAAGGGCAAAGCAGAAGCAAAGTATAAAATGGTACTCTCTGCCGCGCCCGACCATGCCAATGCGGCAAATAACCTGGCATTCCTCCTGGCCCAGAATGAACAGCGCCTGGACGAAGCCTTCGAGCTTGCAAAAAAGGCAAGAAAAGTCCACCCAGGGGACCCGAATATTCTGGATACAATGGGTTGGATCTATTACAAAAAAGGAAACTATAAAACCGCTGTATCAGAATTTAAAGAGAGCCTCAGACTTGATCCCAAAAGCGCTTCTACACAGTATCATTTAGGCATGTCCCATTACAAACTAAAGGAATACGAAGCCGCCAGAAAACATCTCAAGCAGGCACTTAAAATCGATACGGCATTTCCAGGCGCAGAAACTGCAAAAAGAATACTCAACCAATAG
- a CDS encoding PEP-CTERM sorting domain-containing protein has product MKKLFLAFLSILLLTGTALAVPYLQLDITPDGQYDATSYIESTVSTSNDFDLRVLVNMDQNQNYSPGETYYVSIALVQKNESGATVGVEKNDSIDYGSFTFGGNSFDFVGDSTYGTPPIAIESTDKNTPDDLQAHGIFDTYYYEFSFQFTDELNNTGIQFEPGTSSVINNSFLPSNSFNAGVLANGYNVADDTNSDTAMLFADFDIDVSGMTNGYGIHFDLYTLTTSLTKDGIPKPVVDKVAPFSHDAESWIIPEPTTMALLGFGLIGLAGIGRKRYV; this is encoded by the coding sequence ATGAAAAAATTATTTTTAGCCTTTTTAAGTATATTGCTGCTAACCGGAACGGCATTGGCCGTACCGTATCTGCAGCTGGACATAACGCCGGACGGGCAGTATGACGCCACTTCTTATATTGAAAGCACCGTATCAACGTCTAATGATTTTGACTTAAGGGTTCTGGTAAACATGGACCAAAATCAAAACTATTCCCCCGGAGAAACATATTATGTCTCAATCGCCCTTGTCCAAAAGAATGAAAGCGGAGCAACTGTAGGGGTAGAAAAAAATGACAGTATTGACTATGGCTCATTTACTTTTGGCGGGAATTCATTTGATTTTGTCGGTGATTCAACCTATGGCACACCGCCTATTGCCATAGAGTCCACCGATAAAAACACCCCTGACGATCTGCAGGCCCACGGTATATTTGACACCTATTATTATGAATTTTCATTTCAATTCACTGATGAATTAAACAATACAGGTATACAATTCGAACCCGGCACTTCATCGGTCATTAATAACAGCTTTCTCCCTTCTAACAGCTTTAATGCTGGGGTGTTGGCAAACGGGTATAATGTTGCGGATGACACGAACTCAGACACGGCCATGCTTTTTGCCGATTTTGATATTGATGTATCAGGGATGACAAACGGGTACGGCATTCATTTTGATTTATATACCCTCACAACAAGTTTAACCAAAGACGGCATTCCCAAACCGGTTGTCGACAAAGTCGCCCCTTTCTCCCACGATGCAGAATCCTGGATCATACCTGAACCCACGACCATGGCTTTATTGGGATTTGGACTGATCGGTCTTGCAGGTATAGGACGGAAAAGATACGTTTAG
- a CDS encoding MATE family efflux transporter has translation MSQSDTAQQSFLGHLLTLALPISLQNLLTCSMTVIDILMVGQLNETAIAAVGIATQFVFIFIVIQYGIHSGISIFTAQYWGKKDLSRIKQLSGLGILAGLAVAALFSFIALILPDQLMSLFSKDPAVVVLGSGYLKIVGITFAFSAVIFSFMSNLRALGFVRVPMVCSMVAVSLNIFLNYVLIFGHLGCPALGVTGAAIATCTSKIVECLVMAGIIYGKRYPLAASIKEMLGFDRPFFMRVLATCWPVFLNELFWVTGVSMYKVVYARIGTQAIAAVNIVATLEEFMFIPFFGIFHGGSIMIGNSIGAGREKRAYAYGRFLMVAQLIMALAAGAMMILSRDLVLSFYNISPATYENAYYLMLVAGLVFWGKTTNFTTIVAVLRGGGDTRFGFLLDLAGVWCIGVPMAFLAAFYLELPVYGVMALIAVEEVFKLGIGIPRFLSKKWIRNLVGA, from the coding sequence ATGTCCCAATCCGACACTGCACAACAAAGCTTTCTGGGCCATCTGCTGACCCTGGCCCTGCCCATTTCCCTGCAGAATCTTCTGACCTGCTCCATGACGGTCATTGATATTCTCATGGTGGGGCAACTCAATGAAACAGCCATCGCCGCCGTGGGCATTGCCACCCAGTTTGTCTTTATTTTTATCGTTATCCAGTACGGGATCCACTCCGGAATATCCATTTTCACCGCTCAGTACTGGGGAAAAAAAGATTTAAGCCGGATTAAGCAGCTATCGGGACTGGGGATCCTGGCCGGTCTGGCCGTGGCGGCTCTGTTCAGCTTCATTGCCCTTATCCTGCCGGACCAGCTCATGTCCCTGTTTTCCAAAGATCCGGCCGTGGTGGTCCTGGGATCGGGCTATCTCAAAATTGTGGGGATTACCTTTGCCTTTTCCGCCGTAATCTTTTCATTTATGTCCAATCTCAGGGCCCTGGGATTCGTTCGGGTCCCCATGGTCTGCTCCATGGTGGCGGTCTCTTTGAACATTTTTCTCAACTATGTGCTTATTTTCGGTCATCTCGGCTGTCCGGCCCTGGGCGTCACAGGGGCCGCCATCGCCACCTGTACCTCAAAAATTGTGGAATGTCTGGTCATGGCCGGAATTATTTACGGGAAACGCTATCCCCTGGCCGCCTCCATAAAGGAAATGCTGGGCTTTGACAGGCCCTTTTTTATGCGGGTACTGGCCACCTGCTGGCCGGTATTTCTCAATGAATTATTCTGGGTGACAGGGGTGAGTATGTACAAGGTGGTCTATGCCAGGATCGGCACCCAGGCCATTGCCGCCGTCAATATTGTGGCCACCCTGGAGGAATTCATGTTCATTCCCTTTTTCGGCATCTTTCACGGGGGATCCATTATGATCGGCAACAGCATCGGCGCCGGCAGGGAGAAGAGGGCCTATGCCTACGGCCGCTTCCTGATGGTTGCCCAGCTCATTATGGCCCTGGCTGCCGGGGCCATGATGATCCTTTCCAGGGACCTTGTCCTCTCCTTCTACAATATCTCTCCGGCCACCTACGAAAACGCATATTATCTCATGCTGGTGGCAGGATTGGTATTCTGGGGCAAAACCACCAATTTTACCACCATCGTGGCCGTACTCAGGGGTGGAGGGGACACCCGCTTCGGTTTCCTGCTGGACCTTGCCGGGGTCTGGTGCATCGGTGTGCCCATGGCTTTTTTGGCTGCCTTTTACCTGGAGCTTCCCGTATACGGGGTCATGGCATTGATTGCCGTGGAAGAAGTGTTCAAGCTTGGCA